One genomic region from Leptolyngbyaceae cyanobacterium JSC-12 encodes:
- a CDS encoding KaiB domain-containing protein (IMG reference gene:2510097020~PFAM: KaiB domain) gives MASSPLAFKGIALFTPGGDVVYCIDPHKQIRWHIHLCGALQHLLGLSELPHFLVPCYTATVDRSVDSVTQQVFQVAEASPLVIRYQSLLNTMFDTPNLVWQQTQLRSTVCDPIVLATYRSQFPQLWESHDLVVRYEQTASALQFSQPSPSVTPSKPTKVDPQGYVLRLFVSGHSSATQRTLQKLHTLLEQTLDQPYTLKVIDVAQHPEQAEQDQITATPTLVRAYPPPMLRIVGSLENVDQLLGLLRVLDE, from the coding sequence ATGGCATCGTCTCCACTAGCGTTCAAAGGGATCGCCTTATTCACGCCTGGTGGAGACGTTGTTTATTGCATTGATCCGCATAAGCAAATTCGCTGGCATATCCATTTGTGCGGAGCGTTGCAGCACTTACTGGGACTTTCTGAACTACCTCATTTTTTGGTGCCTTGTTATACTGCAACCGTTGATCGCAGTGTTGACTCAGTGACTCAGCAAGTCTTTCAGGTTGCAGAAGCGTCACCGTTGGTGATTCGCTATCAATCGCTGTTGAACACTATGTTTGATACCCCCAATCTCGTTTGGCAACAAACTCAACTGAGATCGACAGTGTGTGATCCGATCGTGTTAGCAACCTATCGATCGCAGTTTCCACAACTTTGGGAATCGCATGATCTGGTAGTACGGTACGAGCAAACCGCTTCTGCATTACAGTTTTCTCAACCATCTCCTTCCGTAACACCCTCAAAACCGACTAAGGTAGATCCTCAAGGTTATGTGTTGCGTTTATTTGTTTCTGGACACAGTTCAGCAACTCAAAGAACGTTGCAAAAACTACACACTTTACTGGAACAAACCCTTGATCAGCCTTATACGCTCAAAGTGATTGATGTTGCTCAACATCCAGAACAGGCAGAACAGGATCAGATTACTGCCACTCCGACGCTCGTGAGAGCTTACCCCCCACCGATGCTACGAATTGTTGGCAGTTTGGAGAATGTTGACCAGCTTTTAGGTTTGCTCAGGGTATTGGATGAATAA
- a CDS encoding pilus retraction protein PilT (IMG reference gene:2510097021~PFAM: Type II/IV secretion system protein~TIGRFAM: pilus retraction protein PilT), whose translation MTESQRPSAPLPPRVPPAPPPPRIANPTRIAHQNGATVAATQQMTSPMTSNAAATAIASPQVAPGTPTMVASPASPPTSIAQQPTVVSPASSTPPAPPAGHRPTAPPSAPRRRNASPTNGAPTLAEIVRHAYDKGYSDVHLGVGEVPRYRDRGEIMITDWPEIDRETFFSWLQEILTDEEIHRFEEHLDFDGATQYEFARVRINIFDSLYGPAMVLRLIPLKILTIEQLNLPPVFKDICHYHKGLILITGPTGSGKSTTMAAMIDYMNKEMPKNIITIEDPIEFVHRSKKALIKHREVGIHTRKFENALKASLREDPDVILVGEMRDKETVNTALKAAQTGHLVMGTLHTNSAVKTIERILQLYEPDQQAPIRVSLAESLVAVIAQGLCRTTDGKRAAFHDILINTDAIKDYIRRGDLDEVEALIPRCTFDGMCTMNQSLYKLYEAGRITEETALEMSPKPNEMAQMLRGRV comes from the coding sequence ATGACAGAGTCACAACGTCCGTCTGCACCCTTACCTCCTCGGGTTCCGCCTGCACCGCCGCCACCCCGAATCGCAAACCCTACAAGAATTGCGCACCAAAATGGAGCAACGGTCGCCGCGACCCAACAAATGACCTCTCCGATGACCTCGAATGCGGCTGCAACTGCGATCGCATCACCTCAGGTGGCTCCCGGTACTCCCACAATGGTTGCAAGTCCGGCTTCCCCACCCACGTCGATCGCTCAGCAGCCAACAGTGGTCTCGCCCGCATCTTCAACCCCACCTGCACCGCCTGCAGGGCATCGTCCTACTGCCCCTCCATCTGCCCCTCGCCGCCGCAATGCCAGTCCTACCAACGGTGCACCGACGCTGGCAGAAATTGTGCGTCATGCCTATGACAAAGGCTATTCTGATGTTCACCTAGGTGTGGGAGAAGTCCCAAGATACCGCGATCGTGGCGAAATCATGATCACCGATTGGCCCGAAATTGATCGAGAAACTTTCTTCAGTTGGTTACAAGAAATTCTGACAGACGAGGAAATCCATCGCTTTGAGGAGCATCTTGACTTCGACGGCGCAACTCAATACGAATTTGCCCGTGTTCGAATCAATATTTTTGATTCCCTTTACGGTCCAGCAATGGTCTTACGGTTGATTCCGCTCAAGATCTTGACTATTGAGCAGCTTAATCTACCACCCGTGTTCAAAGACATTTGCCACTATCACAAAGGGTTGATCCTCATCACAGGTCCTACTGGATCAGGTAAGTCCACCACAATGGCTGCCATGATCGACTACATGAACAAGGAGATGCCTAAAAACATCATCACTATTGAAGACCCGATTGAATTTGTGCATCGCAGTAAGAAAGCGTTAATTAAGCACCGGGAAGTAGGTATTCATACTCGCAAGTTTGAAAACGCGCTCAAAGCCTCCTTGCGGGAAGATCCAGATGTGATTCTGGTAGGGGAAATGCGGGATAAAGAAACTGTGAATACTGCTCTGAAAGCCGCTCAAACTGGGCACCTGGTGATGGGTACCTTGCACACTAATAGCGCAGTTAAAACCATCGAGCGGATTTTGCAGCTCTATGAACCCGATCAACAAGCACCGATTCGAGTCTCGTTGGCTGAATCACTGGTGGCTGTTATTGCTCAGGGACTTTGTCGCACAACCGATGGCAAACGAGCTGCTTTCCATGACATTTTGATTAACACCGATGCCATCAAAGACTATATTCGTCGTGGCGATTTGGATGAAGTGGAAGCACTGATTCCTCGATGCACTTTTGATGGGATGTGTACAATGAATCAGTCCCTCTACAAGCTTTACGAAGCTGGGCGAATTACTGAAGAAACGGCGCTAGAAATGTCGCCAAAACCAAACGAAATGGCTCAGATGCTTCGAGGGCGTGTCTAA
- a CDS encoding putative phosphoribosyltransferase (IMG reference gene:2510097022~PFAM: Phosphoribosyl transferase domain), translated as MPDLYVSWDDYHQKIEQLAVQVYQSNWEFNQIICLAKGGLRVGDILARIFDAPLAILATSSYGGINNQVRGSITISRDLTMTTANLGSHVLLVDDLVDSGITLKKALIWLDRKYGYYIDEIRTAVLWYKDCSVIKPDYYVDYLPENPWIHQPFEPYERITPADLAASHATKISQ; from the coding sequence ATGCCTGACCTTTACGTTTCTTGGGATGACTATCACCAAAAGATCGAACAACTTGCTGTCCAGGTTTATCAGTCTAATTGGGAATTCAATCAAATCATTTGTTTAGCCAAAGGTGGTTTGCGAGTAGGCGACATTCTGGCACGCATCTTCGACGCACCCCTAGCGATTTTGGCAACCTCCTCTTATGGCGGAATCAATAATCAGGTTCGTGGTTCTATCACAATTTCCCGCGACTTGACCATGACTACGGCTAATTTGGGCAGTCATGTTCTGCTCGTGGATGATTTAGTTGATTCTGGTATCACTTTGAAGAAAGCCCTAATATGGCTTGACCGCAAATATGGCTACTACATTGATGAAATTCGTACGGCTGTGCTCTGGTATAAAGATTGCTCTGTGATTAAACCTGATTACTACGTGGACTATCTCCCAGAAAATCCCTGGATTCATCAACCCTTTGAACCTTACGAACGCATCACGCCTGCTGATTTAGCCGCATCTCACGCTACTAAAATTTCTCAATGA
- a CDS encoding glycoside/pentoside/hexuronide transporter (IMG reference gene:2510097023~PFAM: Vacuole effluxer Atg22 like~TIGRFAM: sugar (Glycoside-Pentoside-Hexuronide) transporter) → MNNPADSPISSKPQRLSFVTKLAYGLGDFGPALTANVYVFFLMYFLVNVAGMNPGLAGSVLLIGNVWDAVNDPAVGVLSDRIQTRWGRRLPWIVLGAIPFGLTFFLQWIVPFQDQWLLFVYYIVIALLSNTFYTIVNLPYTALTAELTQDYNERTSLNSFRFAFSLSGGIAALVLALTIFGLIKDPRQQYVLIGLLGGLLATTPIFLCVWGIYKPALAAEKHRKETADETIIPLVDQFKIAFSNRPFLFVIGIYLCAWLAFQNTAAILPFFVVNYMGLSEVISTQAAIAVQMTALLALSLWTYVSKRVGKQATYMMGTGIWLIGQVGLWVLQPGQTSWIYPLAILVGFGVSTAFLIPWSMLPDVVELDELNTGQRREGIFYGFMTLAQKICRGVGLFLIGLAMRQTGFRERVPGEPLPEQPPAALEAIHQVTALLPIALLLISLVLVYFYPITREVYAEILLRLHERKQEKRGGNEEVGR, encoded by the coding sequence ATGAATAATCCTGCCGATTCTCCAATTTCATCCAAGCCTCAGCGACTTTCTTTCGTCACAAAGCTGGCATATGGATTAGGTGATTTCGGTCCAGCGCTAACGGCCAATGTGTACGTTTTCTTCTTGATGTACTTTTTGGTAAATGTAGCTGGGATGAATCCAGGGCTAGCTGGCAGCGTTCTGCTGATTGGGAATGTGTGGGATGCGGTGAATGATCCGGCAGTGGGGGTGTTAAGCGATCGCATCCAAACACGCTGGGGGAGACGGTTGCCGTGGATTGTATTAGGGGCAATTCCCTTTGGGCTGACATTTTTTTTGCAGTGGATTGTGCCATTCCAAGATCAATGGCTGCTTTTTGTTTATTACATTGTGATCGCTCTTCTATCAAACACCTTCTATACCATTGTCAACTTGCCTTACACAGCACTTACGGCTGAACTGACACAAGACTACAACGAACGTACCAGTCTCAACAGTTTTCGGTTTGCCTTCTCCCTCAGTGGCGGCATTGCAGCGTTAGTGCTGGCATTGACTATTTTTGGGTTGATTAAAGACCCACGCCAACAGTACGTCTTGATTGGCTTACTGGGTGGTTTACTAGCGACAACCCCCATATTTCTTTGTGTGTGGGGAATTTATAAACCTGCGCTTGCTGCCGAGAAACACCGCAAGGAAACTGCTGACGAAACGATTATCCCGCTTGTTGACCAGTTCAAAATTGCCTTTAGCAATCGTCCATTTTTGTTTGTGATTGGCATTTACTTATGTGCCTGGTTAGCGTTTCAAAACACAGCAGCGATTTTGCCGTTTTTTGTTGTTAACTACATGGGACTGTCAGAGGTTATCTCTACGCAAGCAGCGATCGCCGTACAAATGACTGCCTTACTGGCCCTGTCTCTCTGGACGTATGTCAGCAAACGAGTTGGGAAACAAGCTACGTACATGATGGGTACTGGAATTTGGCTCATTGGGCAGGTGGGGTTGTGGGTTTTGCAACCTGGACAAACCAGTTGGATCTACCCATTGGCAATTCTGGTTGGATTCGGGGTTTCCACCGCATTTCTCATCCCCTGGTCCATGTTGCCAGATGTCGTTGAGTTAGATGAATTGAATACAGGACAGCGCCGCGAGGGAATTTTTTATGGGTTTATGACGCTGGCACAAAAAATTTGTCGCGGTGTGGGGTTGTTCTTAATTGGACTAGCTATGAGACAAACTGGTTTCAGAGAGCGTGTCCCTGGAGAACCCCTCCCCGAACAACCCCCCGCCGCATTAGAAGCCATTCATCAGGTGACAGCACTGCTCCCGATCGCACTCCTGCTTATTAGCCTGGTATTGGTTTACTTTTACCCCATTACCCGCGAAGTCTATGCTGAAATTTTGCTGCGCTTACACGAACGCAAACAGGAGAAGCGGGGAGGGAATGAGGAGGTTGGGAGATAA
- a CDS encoding HEAT-like repeat protein (IMG reference gene:2510097024~PFAM: PBS lyase HEAT-like repeat; HEAT repeat), which produces MTQPNIESISTQLESASLRDRMVALASLRHVPAADALPLIKKVLNDESLQIRSMAVFALGVKQTDESLPLLLEILTTESDYGIRADAAGALGYLEDPRAFEPLVRIFYEDTDWLVRFSAAVSLGNLKDPRAYDVLIQALDSEEVVLHQAAIAALGEIKAIDAVDHILRFAQSNDWLVRQRLAEALSNLPTPKSVSALKYLAKDSHSQVAEAARIGLERLGESQKD; this is translated from the coding sequence ATGACCCAGCCTAATATTGAATCGATTTCAACCCAGTTAGAGAGTGCCAGCCTTCGCGATCGCATGGTTGCGTTGGCATCGTTACGTCATGTACCAGCGGCGGATGCACTCCCCTTAATCAAAAAGGTGTTGAACGATGAAAGCTTACAGATTCGGTCAATGGCAGTGTTTGCTTTAGGTGTGAAGCAGACAGACGAAAGCTTGCCGTTGTTGTTGGAAATTCTGACAACCGAGTCAGATTATGGAATTCGGGCGGATGCAGCTGGAGCATTGGGATACCTGGAAGATCCGAGAGCCTTTGAACCATTGGTGCGGATCTTTTATGAGGATACGGATTGGTTAGTTCGCTTTAGTGCTGCCGTATCACTGGGCAATTTGAAAGATCCGCGTGCTTATGATGTGCTGATTCAGGCATTAGACAGTGAGGAAGTAGTGTTGCATCAAGCCGCGATCGCCGCACTGGGCGAAATTAAAGCGATAGACGCAGTGGACCACATTCTGCGATTTGCTCAGTCGAATGATTGGTTAGTGAGGCAGCGTCTGGCTGAAGCATTGAGTAACTTGCCAACTCCCAAAAGTGTTTCTGCCTTGAAATATTTGGCAAAGGATAGTCATTCCCAAGTGGCTGAAGCGGCTCGTATCGGGCTAGAGCGACTGGGAGAATCGCAGAAGGATTAA
- a CDS encoding TIGR00297 family protein (IMG reference gene:2510097025~PFAM: Integral membrane protein DUF92~TIGRFAM: TIGR00297 family protein), with translation MLMVNPTSFFYPTPSLTNWGVAVALNTVLGAIAWIAPKKLLTLAGLLHAWFLGVLVWGCLGWQGYIVVMFYFLVGSGVTKVGMAQKEAEGIAEKRSGARGPENVWGSALIAALCAIGVLVCQLFFAAAIATPLVVSLLLLGYVASFSTKLADTCASEIGKAYGQRTFLITTLKPVPRGTEGAISLEGTVAGIIAAISVAVLGWTVGLISPTAIVICVIAAFIATNLESVIGATLQNQIAWLTNELVNIINTLIGAMIAMVIALILLRFSQSL, from the coding sequence ATGTTAATGGTTAATCCAACCTCTTTTTTCTACCCTACACCCTCCCTCACAAATTGGGGAGTCGCAGTGGCGTTGAATACGGTTTTAGGCGCGATCGCCTGGATTGCCCCGAAAAAATTACTTACCCTGGCTGGATTGCTCCATGCCTGGTTCTTGGGAGTGTTGGTGTGGGGGTGTTTGGGCTGGCAAGGGTATATCGTTGTGATGTTTTACTTTTTGGTGGGATCAGGGGTAACCAAGGTAGGTATGGCTCAAAAAGAGGCCGAAGGCATTGCCGAAAAGCGCTCTGGGGCACGCGGACCGGAAAATGTCTGGGGATCTGCACTAATTGCAGCTCTTTGCGCTATCGGAGTTCTAGTTTGCCAGCTATTTTTTGCAGCAGCGATCGCAACTCCCCTGGTTGTCTCCCTCTTGCTACTGGGATACGTAGCAAGCTTTAGCACAAAATTGGCAGATACTTGCGCCAGCGAAATCGGTAAAGCATATGGTCAGCGTACATTTTTGATTACCACGCTCAAGCCAGTCCCCCGAGGAACTGAAGGTGCTATCAGCCTGGAAGGTACTGTGGCAGGCATCATTGCAGCGATCTCTGTTGCCGTGCTGGGTTGGACGGTTGGATTGATTAGCCCAACGGCAATAGTCATTTGCGTGATTGCAGCCTTTATTGCGACCAATCTGGAAAGTGTAATCGGCGCGACCTTGCAGAATCAGATTGCCTGGCTCACAAATGAATTAGTGAATATCATCAACACTTTAATTGGGGCTATGATTGCCATGGTGATCGCATTAATCCTTCTGCGATTCTCCCAGTCGCTCTAG
- a CDS encoding putative dioxygenase of extradiol dioxygenase family (IMG reference gene:2510097026): protein MESTLFHLSFPVGNIPETKAFYATGLGCQVGRENATSVILNLYGHQLVAHVTDEPLQPQRGIYPRHFGLVFTAEADWESLLLRADRHQLRFYQQAKRRFPGSPLEHRTFFLEDPFHNLLEFKYYVTPTAIFGEQAFVQIGDS, encoded by the coding sequence ATGGAATCAACTCTCTTTCATTTGTCATTTCCAGTCGGCAATATTCCTGAAACCAAAGCATTTTATGCAACGGGGTTAGGATGCCAAGTGGGACGTGAGAATGCCACCTCCGTCATCCTAAACTTGTATGGTCATCAACTCGTTGCTCATGTTACGGACGAACCGTTACAACCCCAACGAGGAATTTATCCTCGTCATTTTGGGCTAGTGTTTACGGCGGAAGCAGACTGGGAGTCTCTTTTGTTACGGGCAGACCGTCATCAGCTACGCTTCTACCAGCAAGCAAAACGTCGATTCCCAGGGTCACCATTGGAACATCGTACATTTTTCTTAGAAGACCCCTTCCATAATTTGTTGGAATTTAAGTACTACGTAACTCCAACAGCGATTTTTGGTGAGCAAGCATTCGTCCAGATTGGTGACTCGTAA
- a CDS encoding hypothetical protein (IMG reference gene:2510097027), with translation MSGLFNFIKSLFSGIFGFIGGLFGGKKESTEAAPKPVKKSNGFFLELDEAASASASQPATEVEAASTEQPVTVSQEALAETAQPKVASAKKSTRKEKLAALAAGDKPASNSNVASAAAPQPAPVVAAVATVEPETTFATKYLIPANNGGRRRPGANMSSYLDMARKMNVNVG, from the coding sequence ATGAGCGGTCTTTTCAATTTCATCAAAAGTCTATTTTCTGGAATTTTCGGGTTTATCGGCGGCTTGTTTGGTGGCAAAAAAGAGTCTACAGAAGCAGCCCCCAAACCAGTTAAAAAAAGCAACGGCTTCTTTCTTGAATTGGATGAAGCAGCAAGTGCCAGTGCGTCACAGCCTGCAACTGAGGTTGAAGCAGCCAGCACCGAGCAACCAGTGACCGTTTCTCAAGAAGCACTAGCTGAAACGGCTCAACCAAAGGTGGCATCTGCGAAAAAATCCACTCGCAAAGAGAAATTGGCAGCATTAGCAGCAGGTGACAAGCCTGCCTCAAATTCTAATGTAGCTTCTGCAGCGGCTCCTCAACCTGCACCAGTAGTCGCAGCGGTTGCGACAGTAGAACCAGAAACTACATTTGCAACGAAGTATTTAATTCCTGCTAATAATGGTGGGCGTCGCCGTCCCGGTGCCAATATGTCTTCTTATTTGGATATGGCACGCAAGATGAATGTGAATGTCGGCTAA
- a CDS encoding Phycobilisome Linker polypeptide (IMG reference gene:2510097028~PFAM: Phycobilisome Linker polypeptide): MALPLLAYKPTTQNHRVRSFGPADLNEDTPYIYRLEDLSSDTDFQALVFAAYRQIFSEHETLKFNRQITLETRLKNRSITVRDFIRELAKSERFYRTVVEVNSNYRLVQVCLKRFLGRDSYNQDEEIAWSIVIATKGFYGFVDALLDSDEYTEAFGDFTVPYQRKRMEGRPFNLVTPRYGEEAYRDSYGTTKYDWRFTVEKFYTKKFQERQLPEGDPRRFASVAASIAPKGNYAQGIRAAEIDYLNKVPRRR; this comes from the coding sequence ATGGCTTTGCCGTTGCTTGCTTACAAACCAACTACTCAGAATCATCGAGTTCGTAGCTTTGGACCTGCTGACTTGAATGAGGATACGCCTTACATCTATCGGTTAGAAGATCTCTCTTCCGATACTGATTTTCAAGCACTGGTGTTTGCGGCATATCGTCAGATATTTAGCGAACATGAAACACTTAAATTTAATCGCCAAATTACACTGGAAACTCGCTTAAAAAATCGCTCGATTACTGTGCGAGATTTTATTCGTGAACTGGCAAAGTCTGAACGGTTCTATCGCACGGTTGTCGAAGTCAACAGCAACTATCGTTTAGTACAGGTTTGTCTCAAGCGTTTCCTGGGTCGAGATTCTTACAATCAAGATGAAGAGATTGCTTGGTCAATTGTGATTGCGACCAAAGGCTTCTATGGTTTTGTTGATGCTCTGTTGGATAGTGACGAGTATACCGAAGCGTTTGGAGACTTCACGGTGCCTTATCAGCGGAAGCGTATGGAAGGTCGTCCTTTCAACTTGGTGACTCCCCGTTATGGTGAGGAAGCTTACCGCGATAGCTATGGCACCACCAAGTACGATTGGCGCTTCACAGTTGAGAAGTTTTACACCAAGAAGTTTCAGGAACGGCAACTTCCAGAGGGCGATCCTCGTCGGTTTGCATCTGTTGCAGCTTCGATCGCGCCCAAGGGCAATTATGCTCAAGGGATACGCGCTGCCGAGATTGACTATCTGAACAAAGTTCCCCGTCGTCGTTAA
- a CDS encoding Phycobilisome Linker polypeptide (IMG reference gene:2510097029~PFAM: Phycobilisome Linker polypeptide): protein MALPLLEYVPTTQDQRVSSFGFADLNEDTAFIYRLENAKSGTEVDELIWAAYRQVFNEQEILQFNRQITLETQLRSHVISVRDFIKGLAKSKRFYELVVASNNNYRLVEICFKRLLGRSPYNEEEKIAWSVQIATLGWEKFVDALIDSEEYHRWFGDDTVPYQRKRLTERPYSFTPRYGADYRDKLPRADSYIPVARFKPMFEQFELFTWDKFVQRSQWASVAGLSIVGAGLLVILLAISMAANRAG, encoded by the coding sequence ATGGCATTACCGCTGCTTGAATACGTCCCAACAACCCAAGACCAACGAGTTTCTAGTTTTGGTTTTGCAGATCTGAATGAAGATACAGCGTTCATCTATCGATTGGAGAATGCTAAGTCGGGTACTGAGGTGGATGAGTTGATTTGGGCGGCTTATCGCCAGGTATTCAACGAGCAAGAAATTCTTCAATTTAATCGTCAAATTACGCTAGAGACTCAACTTAGAAGTCACGTTATTTCAGTGCGGGATTTCATTAAGGGATTGGCAAAATCTAAGCGATTTTATGAACTAGTTGTAGCATCAAATAACAACTATCGGCTGGTGGAGATATGTTTTAAGCGACTGCTTGGACGATCGCCCTACAACGAGGAGGAAAAAATTGCCTGGTCGGTGCAAATTGCCACATTGGGTTGGGAAAAATTTGTAGATGCACTAATTGACAGTGAGGAATATCATCGTTGGTTTGGTGATGATACAGTACCCTACCAACGCAAACGACTAACGGAACGCCCTTACAGTTTCACGCCTCGCTATGGTGCAGACTATCGCGATAAACTACCAAGGGCTGATTCCTACATCCCTGTTGCCCGGTTCAAACCAATGTTTGAACAGTTTGAGCTTTTTACGTGGGACAAATTTGTGCAGCGATCGCAATGGGCGTCGGTTGCCGGGTTATCTATTGTCGGTGCAGGGTTGCTAGTGATTTTGCTGGCAATTTCCATGGCAGCAAATCGAGCAGGATAG
- a CDS encoding Phycobilisome Linker polypeptide (IMG reference gene:2510097030~PFAM: Phycobilisome Linker polypeptide) has protein sequence MSIPLLAYSPSSQNQRVPGYEVPGEDTPYIYRLEDCADLSDVEELIWAAYRQVFSEHVILKSSRQSNLESQLRNRAITVRDFVRGLAKSETFRKLVIETNSNYRIVELSLKRLLGRAPYSKDEELAWSIKIATLGWEKFVDTLLDSDEYLQAFGENTVPYQRRRFKDRPFNLVTPRYGAYWRDKLEESRYKWGDIRNFLDMARSVKITPAQTISVKTENIKIPDTTRASAPAGIPVSINTTSSFPVR, from the coding sequence ATGTCAATTCCCCTCCTGGCATATAGTCCCAGTTCTCAAAATCAGCGTGTTCCTGGTTATGAAGTTCCAGGTGAAGATACCCCTTACATCTATCGCCTGGAAGATTGTGCTGATCTCAGTGATGTTGAAGAACTGATTTGGGCAGCCTATCGTCAAGTCTTTAGTGAACACGTCATTCTCAAAAGTAGTCGCCAGTCAAATCTGGAGTCGCAGTTGCGCAATCGGGCAATTACCGTTCGTGACTTTGTCCGTGGGCTGGCAAAATCCGAAACCTTTCGTAAGTTGGTAATCGAAACCAACTCCAATTATCGAATTGTGGAGTTGAGCTTAAAGCGCCTGTTGGGTCGCGCTCCTTACAGTAAGGATGAAGAACTCGCCTGGTCGATCAAGATTGCCACATTGGGGTGGGAGAAGTTTGTAGATACATTGCTAGATAGTGATGAGTATCTGCAAGCCTTTGGTGAAAACACTGTTCCTTACCAACGTCGTCGCTTTAAGGATCGTCCGTTTAACCTGGTGACCCCTCGCTATGGGGCTTACTGGCGTGACAAGTTGGAAGAGTCGCGATACAAATGGGGCGATATTCGCAATTTCCTGGATATGGCGCGATCAGTGAAAATTACTCCTGCTCAAACTATCAGCGTGAAGACCGAAAATATCAAAATTCCCGATACAACTCGTGCTTCCGCACCAGCGGGAATTCCTGTGTCGATTAACACGACATCGAGCTTTCCAGTCCGCTAG
- a CDS encoding Phycobilisome Linker polypeptide (IMG reference gene:2510097031~PFAM: Phycobilisome Linker polypeptide), producing MPIPLLETSLKTQNQRVAGFEVPDEDDPQIYRLRDAVSETDVSELIWAAYRQIFSEHLILENYRQPFLESQLRNRAISVRDFVRGLGKSDVFRREVADTNSNYRLVDLILKRFLGRASYGRDEQIAQSIVIATRGLHGFIDAIVDSNEYQQNFGDDIVPYQRRRMEGRPFNLVNPRYGEYWRGRLFQLGMTRSYYQVRTYQSGALDKKVIRQAIPSQFLSMASGMLTPQLETQRHVARSTSSAIKVPDMAREDSKPTVKPVATALPYRYIPVAPRV from the coding sequence ATGCCGATTCCTCTCCTCGAAACTAGCCTCAAGACTCAGAATCAGCGTGTTGCGGGATTTGAAGTTCCTGACGAAGATGATCCTCAGATTTATCGCCTCCGGGATGCTGTATCTGAAACGGATGTCAGTGAACTAATTTGGGCAGCCTATCGCCAGATCTTTAGTGAGCACTTGATTCTAGAAAATTATCGTCAGCCATTTTTAGAATCTCAACTGCGGAATCGTGCAATTTCAGTGCGCGATTTTGTTCGGGGCTTGGGTAAATCAGATGTGTTTCGCCGAGAAGTGGCTGACACCAACTCGAATTATCGTCTGGTGGATCTTATTCTTAAGCGGTTCCTGGGTCGCGCCAGTTACGGTAGAGATGAACAAATTGCTCAATCTATTGTGATTGCAACTCGTGGTTTGCATGGCTTCATCGACGCGATCGTGGACAGCAACGAATATCAGCAAAACTTTGGTGATGATATCGTTCCCTATCAGCGCCGCCGCATGGAAGGTCGTCCCTTTAACCTGGTCAACCCTCGCTACGGCGAATATTGGCGAGGTCGCCTCTTCCAGCTTGGAATGACTCGCTCGTACTATCAAGTCCGCACGTATCAAAGTGGTGCACTTGACAAAAAGGTGATTCGGCAAGCAATTCCTTCTCAGTTTTTGTCGATGGCAAGCGGGATGCTCACCCCTCAATTAGAAACTCAGCGTCACGTTGCCCGGTCTACTTCTAGCGCGATCAAAGTGCCTGATATGGCGCGTGAGGATAGTAAGCCAACTGTCAAACCCGTTGCTACAGCATTGCCCTATCGTTATATTCCCGTTGCTCCCAGAGTTTAA